A DNA window from Kitasatospora atroaurantiaca contains the following coding sequences:
- a CDS encoding amino acid permease, whose translation MLPADAPAVSSDEQRLHELGYTQELARSMSGFSNFAVSFSIVSILSGCLTLYGFGMNTGGPAMITWGWPLVGLMTLCVALAMAEICSSYPTAGGLYYWAAKLAPSRGAAWAWFTGYFNFMGQVAVTAGVDFGAAFFANAFLELQWGFAATPAHTVEIFAVILLAHGLLNTRGVRLVAILNNVSVWWHLAGVLVIVGALVLLPAHHASASFVFTKFVNNTGFHSSFYVAMLGLLLAQYTLTGYDASAHMTEETHDAARSGPRGIVNSVLVSLVAGWVLLLGITFAIQDYDGALASSTGVPPAQIFLDAIGASGAKLLLLIVIGAQFFCGMASVTANSRMIYAFSRDGALPGSRIWHRINPRTQTPTAAVWLATGGAFLLGAQDLWNATAYAAVTSVSVIGLYIAYVIPVFLRLRQGDAFQRGPWHLGRWSKPIGTVAVGWTVVITVLFMLPTLNPITAANFNYTPVAVAAVLGFAGVWWLASARHWFTGPKVQGSPEELAALERELEKS comes from the coding sequence ATGTTGCCGGCAGATGCACCAGCCGTTTCGTCCGACGAACAGCGGCTGCACGAACTCGGCTACACCCAGGAGCTCGCCCGCTCGATGTCGGGCTTCTCCAACTTCGCCGTCTCCTTCTCGATCGTCTCCATCCTCTCCGGCTGCCTTACCCTCTACGGCTTCGGCATGAACACCGGCGGCCCCGCGATGATCACCTGGGGCTGGCCGCTGGTCGGCCTGATGACCCTCTGCGTCGCCCTCGCGATGGCCGAGATCTGCTCCAGCTACCCGACCGCCGGCGGCCTGTACTACTGGGCGGCCAAGCTAGCCCCCTCGCGCGGCGCCGCATGGGCCTGGTTCACCGGGTACTTCAACTTCATGGGCCAGGTCGCCGTCACCGCCGGAGTCGACTTCGGTGCCGCGTTCTTCGCCAACGCCTTCCTGGAACTGCAGTGGGGCTTCGCGGCCACCCCGGCCCACACCGTCGAGATCTTCGCGGTGATCCTGCTCGCCCACGGGCTGCTCAACACCCGGGGCGTACGGCTGGTGGCGATCCTCAACAACGTCAGCGTGTGGTGGCACCTGGCCGGCGTGCTGGTCATCGTCGGCGCGCTCGTCCTGCTGCCGGCCCACCACGCCTCCGCCTCCTTCGTGTTCACCAAGTTCGTCAACAACACCGGCTTCCACAGCTCGTTCTACGTCGCGATGCTCGGCCTGCTGCTCGCCCAGTACACCCTCACCGGCTACGACGCCTCCGCCCACATGACCGAGGAGACCCACGACGCCGCCCGCTCCGGCCCGCGCGGCATCGTCAACTCCGTCCTGGTCTCGCTGGTCGCCGGCTGGGTGCTCCTGCTCGGCATCACCTTCGCCATCCAGGACTACGACGGCGCGCTCGCCAGCTCCACCGGGGTGCCGCCCGCCCAGATCTTCCTCGACGCCATCGGCGCGAGCGGGGCGAAGCTGCTCCTGCTGATCGTCATCGGCGCCCAGTTCTTCTGCGGCATGGCCTCGGTGACCGCCAACTCCCGGATGATCTACGCCTTCTCCCGCGACGGCGCACTTCCGGGCTCGCGGATCTGGCACCGCATCAACCCGCGTACCCAGACACCCACCGCCGCCGTCTGGCTCGCCACCGGCGGTGCCTTCCTGCTCGGCGCCCAGGACCTCTGGAACGCCACCGCGTACGCGGCCGTCACCTCCGTCTCCGTGATCGGCCTCTACATCGCCTACGTCATCCCGGTGTTCCTGAGACTCCGTCAGGGTGACGCCTTCCAGCGAGGACCCTGGCATCTGGGACGCTGGAGCAAGCCGATCGGTACGGTGGCGGTCGGCTGGACCGTGGTGATCACCGTGCTGTTCATGCTGCCGACCCTCAACCCGATCACCGCCGCCAACTTCAACTACACCCCCGTCGCCGTCGCGGCCGTCCTCGGCTTCGCCGGAGTGTGGTGGCTGGCCTCGGCCCGGCACTGGTTCACCGGCCCCAAGGTCCAGGGCTCGCCGGAGGAACTCGCCGCCCTCGAACGAGAACTGGAGAAGTCATGA
- a CDS encoding helix-turn-helix domain-containing protein: MLDQPEFGRRLRQLRLQRGKSQADLTGPGMSSAYLSRLESGARPPTDRAVSYLASRLGMPVTAFDEPAELDLAEVLATVFTLSDSDGNADARDTLASALATATDPEPLTRWLALSELARLHNSLADYQREHEILLELSALANELNRPALQIHARLRLARCCRHLGNAADTRQAAREALELGNRHSIRVSTPDLIRGKLLLISAEAELGDIAEAARLSDEVCELLDGIQGPVAAEAYWTAATVATRQGKFTQAKSLLGQAMRVLDSREDMTLWMRLRLAGASLSLQALPPRAEDAQFLLEALAPALNLVGTSRHRAEFIFLQAQLAFHQDRIEDAGELCRQTAESMELLSFRDQVLLKVLESRVAARSGDGSAVQRLSALAAEVQANGMPELAAEVWRAIAESVTHPDSTPQG; this comes from the coding sequence GTGTTGGATCAGCCTGAGTTCGGTCGGCGTCTGCGCCAACTGAGGTTGCAGCGGGGCAAGTCGCAGGCCGACCTGACCGGCCCCGGCATGTCGTCCGCCTATCTGTCGCGGCTGGAGTCCGGGGCACGCCCCCCGACCGACCGCGCCGTCAGCTACCTCGCGAGCCGTCTCGGCATGCCGGTCACGGCGTTCGACGAACCGGCCGAGCTGGACCTGGCGGAAGTGCTCGCCACCGTCTTCACCCTCTCCGACTCCGACGGCAACGCGGACGCACGCGACACCCTGGCGTCCGCCCTGGCCACCGCCACCGACCCGGAGCCCCTCACCCGCTGGCTCGCGCTCTCCGAGCTGGCCCGCCTGCACAACTCGCTCGCTGACTATCAGCGGGAGCACGAGATCCTGCTCGAACTCAGCGCGCTGGCCAACGAGTTGAACCGACCCGCACTGCAGATCCATGCCCGGCTCCGGCTGGCCCGCTGTTGCCGACACCTCGGCAACGCAGCTGACACCCGGCAGGCCGCGCGGGAGGCCCTGGAGCTCGGCAACCGACACAGCATCCGGGTCTCCACGCCCGACCTGATCCGCGGCAAGCTCCTGCTCATCTCGGCCGAGGCCGAGCTCGGCGACATCGCCGAGGCAGCCCGACTGAGCGACGAGGTCTGCGAGTTGCTCGACGGCATCCAGGGCCCGGTCGCCGCCGAGGCGTACTGGACGGCGGCCACCGTCGCCACCCGCCAGGGCAAGTTCACCCAGGCCAAGTCCCTGCTCGGCCAGGCCATGCGTGTGCTCGACAGCCGCGAGGACATGACCCTCTGGATGCGACTCCGGCTGGCCGGGGCCTCGCTCTCGCTCCAGGCGCTGCCGCCCCGGGCAGAGGACGCGCAGTTCCTGCTGGAGGCACTGGCGCCTGCGCTCAACCTGGTCGGCACCAGCCGTCATCGCGCGGAATTCATCTTCCTCCAGGCCCAGCTGGCCTTCCATCAGGACCGGATCGAGGACGCCGGGGAGCTCTGCAGGCAGACCGCAGAGTCCATGGAACTGCTCTCCTTCCGCGACCAGGTGCTGCTGAAGGTCCTGGAGTCCCGGGTGGCCGCCCGGTCGGGCGACGGGAGCGCCGTCCAGCGCCTGTCCGCCCTCGCGGCCGAGGTCCAGGCGAACGGCATGCCCGAACTGGCCGCCGAGGTCTGGCGGGCCATCGCCGAGAGCGTCACCCACCCCGACTCGACCCCGCAGGGCTGA
- a CDS encoding FadR/GntR family transcriptional regulator, whose product MDEADGRDTRMDWQGGAIFRPVRTGNAFEETVERILEAIKLGVFGYGDRLPAERDLAARLNISRETLREAIRSLQQAGCVESRRGRYGGTFVTYRLPPPDLGELRRAVQDMGTELEDALTYRLVLETGASEQAARRQLTDEQRGYLQERLTELEDASPEAYRQLDSRFHLAIAELTGSHSLASGIAESRMRLNDLLNAIPMLERNIDHASEQHRAMAQAILTGDVEGARRATEEHLEATAALLRGFLG is encoded by the coding sequence GTGGACGAGGCAGACGGGCGCGACACGCGGATGGACTGGCAGGGCGGCGCGATCTTCCGCCCCGTCCGGACGGGCAACGCGTTCGAGGAGACGGTCGAGCGGATCCTGGAGGCGATCAAGCTCGGTGTCTTCGGCTACGGCGACCGGCTGCCCGCCGAGCGCGACCTCGCCGCCCGGCTCAACATCAGCCGGGAGACCCTGCGCGAGGCGATCCGCTCGCTGCAGCAGGCCGGGTGCGTCGAGTCCCGCCGAGGCCGCTACGGCGGCACCTTCGTCACGTACCGGCTCCCCCCGCCCGACCTCGGCGAGCTGCGCCGCGCCGTCCAGGACATGGGCACCGAGCTGGAGGACGCGCTGACGTACCGGCTGGTGCTGGAGACCGGCGCCTCCGAGCAGGCCGCGCGCCGGCAGCTGACCGACGAGCAGCGCGGCTACCTGCAGGAACGTCTCACCGAGCTGGAGGACGCCTCGCCGGAGGCGTACCGGCAGCTGGACTCGCGCTTCCACCTGGCGATCGCCGAACTGACCGGGTCGCACTCGCTGGCCTCCGGCATCGCGGAGAGCCGGATGCGCCTCAACGACCTGCTGAACGCCATCCCCATGCTGGAGCGCAACATCGACCACGCCTCGGAGCAGCACCGGGCGATGGCGCAGGCGATCCTGACCGGTGACGTGGAGGGCGCGCGCCGGGCGACCGAGGAGCACCTGGAGGCGACGGCCGCCCTGCTTCGGGGCTTCCTCGGCTGA